One window of Manihot esculenta cultivar AM560-2 chromosome 17, M.esculenta_v8, whole genome shotgun sequence genomic DNA carries:
- the LOC110605208 gene encoding pentatricopeptide repeat-containing protein At2g33760 produces the protein MAYFHGNETLRSTPHTPTHHFLLQAGPRLKPLQQVHAHIIVSGSGRSRSLLTKLLNLACAAGSIGYTHRIFLSVTKPDSFLFNSLIKSTSKFHFSIYSLYLYSCMLLCNISPSNYTFTSVIKSCADMSFLKLGKVIHGHVLVNGFGLDVYVQAALVAFYGKSGDLGNARKVFDKMPVRSIVAWNSMISGYEQNGYGKNAITLFKKMREAGIEPDSTTLVSLSSACAQLGALGMGCWVHEYIARHGLNLNVVLGTSLINMYTRCGDVGRAREVFDSMNERNVVAWTAMISGYGMNGFAHQAVELFDEMRRRGPCPNSITFVAALSACAHAGLVKEGRRVFASMREEYHLMPGVEHHVCLVDMLGRAGLLDEAYSFINEEVPKEPAAAIWTAMLGACKMHKNLDLGVQVAEQLLNVEPENPGHYVMLSNIYALAGRMDRVEMVRNIMIKKSLKKQVGYSTIEIDNKTYFFSMGDKSHPETNEIYRYLDELMSRCREAGYAAVPESVLHELEEEEREFALRYHSEKLAIAFGLLKIRHEAPIRIIKNLRMCEDCHWAIKYISVVGNREIIVRDKLRFHHFKDGSCSCQDYW, from the coding sequence CTTGCGCCGCTGGCTCCATTGGCTACACACATCGAATCTTTCTCTCTGTTACAAAACCTGACTCATTCTTATTCAATTCCCTTATCAAATCCACATCCAAATTTCACTTTTCTATTTATTCCCTTTACTTGTACAGTTGTATGCTCCTTTGTAATATCTCGCCATCAAATTATACATTCACGTCTGTAATAAAATCCTGTGCTGACATGTCGTTTCTGAAACTTGGTAAAGTCATTCATGGCCACGTCTTGGTTAATGGGTTTGGCTTGGATGTTTATGTGCAGGCTGCTTTGGTCGCTTTTTATGGGAagtctggtgatttgggcaatgCGAGGAAGGTGTTTGATAAAATGCCGGTCAGAAGTATTGTGGCGTGGAATTCAATGATTTCAGGATACGAGCAAAATGGGTATGGGAAGAATGCAATTACGTTGTTTAAGAAAATGAGGGAAGCAGGTATAGAGCCGGATTCTACCACTTTGGTGAGTTTATCATCAGCTTGTGCTCAATTGGGGGCACTAGGCATGGGATGTTGGGTGCATGAGTACATCGCTAGGCATGGTTTGAATTTGAATGTCGTGCTTGGTACTTCGTTAATCAACATGTATACGAGGTGTGGTGATGTAGGGAGAGCAAGGGAAGTTTTTGATTCAATGAATGAAAGAAATGTTGTTGCTTGGACAGCAATGATTTCAGGATATGGAATGAATGGTTTTGCTCACCAGGCTGTTGAGTTGTTTGATGAAATGAGAAGGAGAGGTCCATGTCCCAATAGCATTACATTTGTTGCTGCTTTGTCTGCATGTGCTCATGCAGGGCTGGTGAAAGAAGGTCGCCGGGTGTTTGCAAGCATGAGAGAAGAGTATCACTTGATGCCAGGCGTGGAGCATCATGTCTGTTTGGTAGATATGCTTGGGCGTGCTGGACTCCTTGATGAAGCATATAGCTTTATCAATGAAGAAGTTCCTAAAGAGCCAGCAGCAGCTATCTGGACAGCCATGCTTGGGGCTTGCAAGATGCATAAGAATCTAGATCTTGGCGTGCAAGTTGCTGAGCAGCTATTAAATGTTGAACCTGAAAATCCAGGTCACTATGTCATGCTATCTAATATATATGCTTTGGCAGGACGAATGGATCGAGTAGAAATGGTTAGAAacattatgataaaaaaaagtttGAAGAAGCAAGTTGGTTATAGCACAATAGAAATTGATAATAAGACTTATTTCTTTAGCATGGGTGACAAGTCTCACCCCGAGACAAATGAAATTTATCGATATTTAGATGAACTGATGTCACGGTGTAGAGAAGCAGGTTATGCAGCAGTACCTGAATCAGTGTTGCATGAATTGGAAGAGGAGGAAAGAGAATTTGCACTTAGGTACCACAGTGAAAAGCTTGCAATAGCATTTGGTCTTTTGAAAATAAGGCATGAAGCTCCTATCAGGATCATAAAGAACCTTCGAATGTGCGAGGACTGCCATTGGGCAATTAAGTATATTTCAGTTGTTGGTAATAGAGAAATTATTGTCCGGGATAAGCTTCGTTTCCACCACTTCAAGGATGGTTCATGTTCATGTCAAGACTATTGGTGA